The nucleotide sequence GCTCTTTTACGCTTTTTTGGTAGAGAGTTTAATGAAAGAGAATTAATTGAGGAATGTATTAATATAGAACCAACAGATAGCATAATATTCGATAAAGCTACTGTGTTTGATTATAAAGAAGGAAGTTATAAAAAAACACTTGGAGAATATCCTAAGCTTCATATTTTAGTATTCGAAGGAAAAAGAATTATAGATACTGTAAGTTTTAATAAGAAAGAACTAAAGCCGCTTAAGGATGTAGGAAATTTAATTAAAAAAGTAGAGAAAGCACTTAAGGTTGGAAGCGTAAAAGATATTGGAGAAGCTGCAACATTAAGTATAGTGAAAAATTGTGATAGACTTAGCTATGATATTTTAGGGAAAGTACTTAGGCTTAAGGATGAAACCTGTGGGATTGGAATTATTGGAGCTCACAGTGGAGATATGCTTGGAAT is from Clostridium acetobutylicum ATCC 824 and encodes:
- a CDS encoding kinase: MKISAKYPASVGEVVQGSFNGKDVLMSFPVSLFTEVTLFERKASKDKYNNLKTMMFLENILNRWGFEKYINNIDIIISSNIPRGKGFASSTADLCALYYALLRFFGREFNERELIEECINIEPTDSIIFDKATVFDYKEGSYKKTLGEYPKLHILVFEGKRIIDTVSFNKKELKPLKDVGNLIKKVEKALKVGSVKDIGEAATLSIVKNCDRLSYDILGKVLRLKDETCGIGIIGAHSGDMLGIIYDDKYALDSAKERVENIKNYKIYELETLLRAEMRRGIYK